The genomic interval TTATAAACGTTTATATCTTCGTAATTATTTATAGCAGAATAGCAATTTACAAAATTGTCGCCAGGATGAAAATTATAATAAGAGCAGAAGATATTAAAAAACATCAGTCACTAAGAAATAGATTTGTATCCATTTCACAGAAAATGACTTTATCGGGTAAGTATTTAACCCTGTTTTTCAAGTCAGAAAAGATGAAAGAATTCATACTGCCCTTAATTGAGAACAAGCTGCCTTATCTGCTGGTGAATGATTCCTTTAGCCGCTAGAACTACTGCGCATTCTACTTTTGGGCTTCTAAAACAATCATAGGCGCACAAAAGATAATCTGATGAAAAACTAGACTGCTGCTATTTTATTAAGATATTTATGAGCTGGTTGATTGTAATCTTCTGATTTATTGCATCTTTTCCGATTGTCTTTATTTCTAAAAATGACCTGATCATTCAGCAAAAATTATTCTATAAATAAATGCAAGTAAAGCCTATTAACAAACTATAAGCTTATATTGGATTTGTGTACTTTCAGAAAGTAAATGAGAAAAACCTGTTATAAGTTTGCTTACAACAGGCTATAATTTTATTATATTGATCTCACCCACCTCGCCATTTGATAAAAATATGATTATCAAACAATATTAATACGCACAATTATTATGTTGGTTGCTAGTAAATAAAGATTAATTTTAATCAGTATTTTTACCTTATACATTCATCTGAACACACAATACTATGCACAAAAATCTGATAGTATTCCTAATTATTTTTTTCGTAAGCCCTTTCGCTGTTGCCCAGGATATGGCAGAAACTGAGGTGCCAGCTGCGGTTGTAAGTACCTATAAAACTAAATTCCCACAGGCAGCTGAAGCAAAATGGAAGAAGAACAAAAGTGGCAAATATGAAGTTGACTTTAAACTGTCGGGTAAAAAAGCAGAGGCCAAATTTTTGTCAGATGGCTCCTGGGATTCTTCGCAAAAACGAATTGAAACCAGTGCTTTGCCAGCTCTAGTTTCAGAATACCTGAAGAAAAACTATGGCAGCCACAAAGTAGACCATGTTACCTTTAAAGAGGAGAATACGGCTTCTAAAAATACTTATGAAGTAAAACTAAAAAAGGACAAGGCCGAAACTGAACTTACTTTTGATGCAGATGGAAAGTTTCTGAAGAAGAAAGAGAAACAAGACAAGTCAAAGAAAACGACTTAGATGTAAACATTATAACATTAAATTATTATCAGTTGATCAATGCCGGTTTATAGTATCTGACTAAAAATCAGCATCTTACATTTCTACAGATACCTTTGATAAGATTTGTAATCTGTTAGCTATATCTTCAAAGTCAATATTCCCTTTATATGGAGTGGTTATCTCCAAACAGACATACTTTATAGCAATTGCGAGATTGACCTAACCCTTTTACAGGTTAAAAAAATTGGCACTTTATCTAATGAAAAGATAAGCTACCAATTTTATTCAGAAAATGTTTTCAATCATAGTTATAGTTATTTCTTTATTAATTTAATAACTCTTTCCTCAACAATTGCAGTCTGTATTTTTAAAAAGTAAAAGCCAGCTTTTAGCTTGCTACTAGATAAATGAATAGCTATCCTGTTGTTTCCTTTGCTTAATGATATAGTATTAAAATAATATACCTTACCTAATACATCTAATACAGTTATTGTAGCTTTTCGGTCTTCATTACCTTCCAGATTTACTGTTATTTCCTCTTCAAAAGGGTTAGGGTATACTGTAGGTGCTATTCTTGCTGATTCTCCTTCTGAAATATCAATTCGCGCAACGCTATTAATAAAAGGTGACAATACAGAACCTGGTATCACTGCTATAGATGAAGAGCCAGGGCGTATCCAGCCTACGGCCAGATTATCATTTCCAGTGCCTTCTTTATGTAAAGCTTCTATATAGTATCTTCTTCCCGCCTGCAGGGTTACTGAAGCAGATTTCTGAGAACTATATTTAGTCCATTGCTTTACATTTGTATTTCCTGTTACGGAAG from Rhodocytophaga rosea carries:
- a CDS encoding PepSY-like domain-containing protein → MHKNLIVFLIIFFVSPFAVAQDMAETEVPAAVVSTYKTKFPQAAEAKWKKNKSGKYEVDFKLSGKKAEAKFLSDGSWDSSQKRIETSALPALVSEYLKKNYGSHKVDHVTFKEENTASKNTYEVKLKKDKAETELTFDADGKFLKKKEKQDKSKKTT